One region of Candidatus Krumholzibacteriia bacterium genomic DNA includes:
- a CDS encoding heparinase II/III family protein — MIRNLRIFILLAVVVVPTAMPALAQPTITDQLYATHHPRLLFSSDDVPALRAKVTDGGRDDEAYAFIRNLVQNVYPTETVGEILGMYYADGIIMQLALVHRIESPPDTFARDLGKAITLYVANNWEPDFDEAYSGMRLRTLALGYDKYFETATEAERGLVRDEMVRYIQKMIWNPGYKQFERQPYLANHSAMFGAALGLAAIALQGETEDYVVNDAMAMADRIVDGLLLHIFDEGGSYNEGDLYGLWALKNLIVYFDARKRFDGLDYSHHPRLRAVEQWLAYELLPEGGARSHNLNDTVVTGIPFARSTMYFDWAINQWGSGLSAWIWEHAAGIYGVDLGREADKSATVLWHRTVTPIAPGDILPNHRIWVGRGLYHYRTGWQQGASSDDVMFNFYSGKFQGGHAQEDQNQFALYGYGERFVIDHGAGAKSKHSEAHNMVFIDGKGQHNAGGSVGTDGRMAEYLLGGIADYVVGDATKAYTTYSEFNAPNRPYDGTDWSWGYQGANPVDFAYRRVLTVHGPSASPYFVVMDDIRKDGAVHNYEWRLHTLATNAVDVTVNPMTITGTTGAMDLHLLNPAFESVSVATEPFDNLTDEPDATLIKVACDAVEPSFAFLLLPHYIGELGPQTVRYDYPWGYALVLDWRNGVVDHVVRNNTGVAATHGHIETDALLTFVREEYGGLLGYLVAGGSHLSVSGTTHVTVNNGTMTCELSGPTLYIDRYDADFRIRNRGITRLMYRDQELGFVEDGEDVIRGGATAVGGTPPVAGGLQLRAHPNPFNPATSLRVDADPAVPVRVAVYDVTGRRVRLLWNAPLHAATRVMTWDGRNGAGTPVASGIYILRATTPSESATIKLNLLK, encoded by the coding sequence TTGATTCGCAACCTGCGCATCTTCATCTTGCTTGCCGTTGTGGTGGTGCCGACCGCGATGCCCGCGCTCGCCCAGCCCACCATTACCGACCAGCTCTACGCCACCCACCACCCGCGGCTGCTCTTCTCGAGTGACGATGTCCCCGCCCTGCGCGCCAAGGTCACCGACGGCGGGCGCGACGACGAGGCCTACGCCTTCATCCGCAATCTCGTCCAGAACGTGTACCCGACTGAGACCGTCGGCGAGATCCTCGGCATGTACTACGCCGACGGCATCATCATGCAACTCGCACTGGTGCACCGGATCGAGTCGCCACCGGACACGTTCGCCCGCGACCTGGGCAAGGCCATCACGCTGTACGTGGCGAACAACTGGGAACCCGACTTCGACGAGGCATACTCCGGCATGCGCCTGCGCACGCTGGCGCTTGGCTACGACAAGTACTTCGAAACGGCGACGGAGGCGGAACGGGGACTCGTGCGCGACGAGATGGTGCGCTACATCCAGAAGATGATATGGAACCCCGGCTACAAGCAGTTCGAGCGGCAGCCGTATCTGGCGAACCACAGCGCCATGTTTGGCGCCGCGCTGGGGCTGGCGGCGATCGCGCTGCAGGGCGAAACCGAAGACTACGTGGTCAACGACGCCATGGCGATGGCGGACCGCATCGTGGATGGTCTGCTGCTGCACATCTTCGACGAGGGCGGGTCGTACAACGAGGGCGATCTGTACGGGCTGTGGGCGCTGAAGAATCTCATCGTCTATTTCGATGCGCGCAAGCGCTTCGATGGGCTGGATTACTCGCACCATCCGCGCCTGCGCGCGGTTGAGCAGTGGCTCGCCTACGAACTGCTACCGGAGGGTGGCGCGCGCTCGCACAACCTCAACGATACCGTGGTCACCGGCATCCCCTTCGCGCGCAGCACGATGTACTTCGACTGGGCCATCAATCAGTGGGGCAGCGGGTTGTCCGCATGGATATGGGAGCACGCCGCCGGGATCTACGGGGTGGACCTGGGCCGGGAGGCGGACAAGTCGGCCACCGTGTTGTGGCACCGGACGGTGACGCCGATTGCGCCGGGGGACATTCTGCCCAATCACCGGATCTGGGTGGGGCGCGGCCTGTACCACTACCGCACCGGCTGGCAGCAGGGAGCCAGTTCCGACGACGTGATGTTCAATTTTTACTCCGGGAAGTTTCAGGGCGGGCATGCGCAGGAGGATCAGAACCAGTTTGCGCTCTATGGCTACGGCGAGCGCTTCGTCATCGATCACGGCGCGGGCGCGAAGAGCAAACATAGCGAAGCGCACAACATGGTGTTCATCGATGGCAAGGGTCAGCACAACGCCGGCGGGTCGGTGGGTACCGACGGCCGCATGGCCGAGTACCTGCTGGGTGGCATCGCGGATTACGTGGTGGGCGACGCCACCAAGGCGTACACCACGTACAGCGAATTCAACGCCCCCAATCGTCCCTACGACGGAACCGACTGGTCGTGGGGATACCAGGGGGCGAACCCGGTGGACTTCGCCTATCGGCGCGTGCTCACCGTGCACGGACCCTCCGCGTCGCCCTACTTCGTGGTCATGGACGACATCCGCAAGGATGGCGCGGTGCACAACTACGAGTGGCGTCTACACACGCTTGCTACCAATGCCGTCGATGTGACGGTGAATCCCATGACCATCACCGGGACGACCGGCGCCATGGATCTTCACCTGCTCAACCCCGCCTTCGAGTCGGTGTCGGTTGCCACCGAACCGTTCGACAACCTCACCGACGAACCGGATGCCACCCTGATCAAGGTGGCGTGCGATGCGGTGGAGCCGTCGTTCGCGTTCCTGCTGCTGCCCCATTATATCGGCGAACTGGGTCCGCAGACGGTCCGTTACGACTATCCGTGGGGATACGCCCTGGTTCTGGACTGGCGCAACGGGGTGGTGGATCACGTCGTGCGCAACAACACGGGCGTGGCCGCAACCCACGGGCACATCGAGACCGACGCGCTGCTGACCTTCGTGCGCGAGGAATACGGCGGACTGCTCGGCTACCTGGTGGCGGGCGGGAGCCACCTGTCCGTCTCCGGGACGACTCACGTGACCGTGAACAACGGAACCATGACCTGCGAGCTGTCCGGGCCCACGCTCTACATCGATCGCTACGACGCCGACTTCCGGATTCGCAACCGTGGCATCACGCGGCTCATGTATCGCGACCAGGAACTGGGCTTCGTCGAGGACGGGGAGGACGTGATTCGCGGCGGCGCCACCGCCGTGGGTGGCACCCCGCCGGTTGCGGGAGGCCTCCAGTTGCGCGCCCACCCCAATCCGTTCAACCCCGCCACCTCGTTGCGCGTCGATGCCGACCCCGCGGTGCCGGTCCGCGTGGCCGTCTACGACGTTACCGGGCGCCGGGTGCGTCTGTTGTGGAATGCGCCCCTCCACGCCGCCACGCGTGTGATGACCTGGGACGGCCGCAACGGCGCAGGCACGCCGGTGGCGAGCGGCATCTACATCCTCAGGGCGACGACGCCCTCCGAATCCGCCACCATCAAGCTGAACCTCCTCAAGTAG
- a CDS encoding radical SAM protein gives MIAFGPIPSRRLGQSLGVNHLAWKACSYSCTYCQVGTSHLRAARRRFLAPTQVVDAVVRRVDACIAAGERIDYISFVPDGEPTLDANLGTCIRALLPLGIPVAVITNGSLLWMPEVREDLAAACIVSVKMDTTRADTWHRLNRAHGALDLDRVLEGCRLFAREFEGELVSDTMLVDGVNDDEPNVTGVANFLAEIAPSRSFVGVPTRPPASTGVSPASDAALERAGVIMKERLKNVVVLPTKEMGRFIRAGDPVEDLLGILAVHPMREAAARAYLADAGTDPALIDQLLLDGRVGRRQYQGEVFFVRGDGKSTAPAP, from the coding sequence ATGATTGCGTTCGGACCCATACCCTCGCGACGGCTCGGGCAGAGCCTGGGCGTCAATCACCTGGCCTGGAAGGCGTGCAGCTACTCGTGCACCTACTGCCAGGTGGGAACGTCGCATCTGCGCGCCGCCCGCCGCCGCTTCCTCGCCCCCACCCAGGTGGTCGACGCGGTCGTGCGCCGGGTGGACGCCTGTATCGCCGCCGGGGAGCGCATCGACTACATCTCGTTTGTGCCCGACGGCGAGCCCACTCTGGATGCCAACCTGGGCACCTGCATCCGCGCGCTCCTGCCGCTGGGAATCCCCGTCGCCGTCATCACCAACGGGTCGCTCCTGTGGATGCCGGAGGTGCGCGAGGACCTCGCCGCGGCCTGTATCGTGTCGGTCAAGATGGACACGACGCGCGCGGACACCTGGCACCGCCTCAACCGCGCCCACGGCGCGCTCGACCTGGATCGTGTGCTGGAGGGCTGCCGCTTGTTCGCCCGCGAGTTCGAGGGTGAGTTGGTGAGCGACACCATGCTGGTGGACGGGGTCAACGACGACGAGCCAAACGTCACCGGCGTGGCCAACTTCCTGGCCGAGATTGCGCCGTCGCGGTCCTTCGTCGGTGTTCCCACGCGACCGCCAGCGAGCACGGGGGTTTCCCCCGCGAGCGACGCGGCACTGGAGCGCGCGGGTGTCATCATGAAAGAGCGGTTGAAGAACGTGGTGGTTCTACCCACGAAGGAGATGGGAAGGTTCATCCGCGCGGGCGATCCGGTGGAGGACCTGCTGGGAATTCTGGCGGTGCATCCAATGCGCGAGGCGGCGGCGCGCGCCTACCTGGCGGATGCCGGCACCGACCCGGCACTCATCGACCAGCTCCTGCTCGACGGGCGCGTGGGCCGCAGGCAGTACCAGGGCGAAGTCTTCTTCGTGCGCGGCGACGGAAAATCGACGGCTCCGGCACCGTGA